GGAATCGTAAACAATACAGTCCAAGATTTTTCAACTCCATACTCCTTCATTATCCAAATAGTGCAAGCAGTGTTGATATCACAAGCAGGTTGAAAACTCATAGAAAGGAAGTTCTTGAGGACTTGCATGGAAGGGGCATAGTAACAGGAGCCAGTGTGAGTGTGATTGTTTCTAGGTAGGCATAATCGACCAAAGGACTCTGTTTCCAAGTCAAAGGTAAGAATGAACCACTCATCATCCTTATCAGGAACATGCGCCATCCAATTGAGAGTGCCACTAACAAATGTGCCGCTATAACAAGATGTAAAATATGGAAACATGGGATGATCAACCGTTTTCCAAGAAGGATTTGGATCGAAGGTGCAAACTTTAGCTCTATATCTATACAGACCCGCAGCTACAGTAGATGACTTAGAACCCGTAACAAACTTATACTTGTCACGTAGGGCATCATACCCTAAGCCACAAAATACAGGTTGTAGATAATCGCCGCCGGGGTACTCGAATGGAACGTTTAGGGATACGGAACGAGTACAAGGATTGAACAACGTCAGAGTTCTATAGGGAAAACCTTCACACAAGCAAAGCAACCCGTTGCAAGATCCCTTAATGGTTTTATATTTAATATGAAGTGGCTCGATTCTAGTTGGTTGAAGCTGATTATAAAGAAGAGATGATACAGAGCACTGCATGATGTCAAGCCCCTCAGATTCCAAACTACAATACACTAATCGAGGTTGAGTTGAGCGTTGATGGTGGTGTATGACGAATTCATGGCTGGAGATGAAGGAGTTCCATGAACGGCAGACGGTCTTCAGCTGCAGGAGGAGCTTCACTGGAAGCCTCAGCAAGATTTCCCTAAACAGGTCTCCCGGAAGATTGCATAAATCGTATTCATGGTTTCTCATTCTCATtggagaattaggattaggatttgggCTTTTGTTTGTTCAATGTGATGGAATATCAATAAATAGGAGAAGGTAGGACGCGCCACACATACacactttttttttgttgaatttttaagaaaattttttaaagtgaatttatttaaaaaaagtttaacaaataaaaataattttatatttatatatctgatataaaaatattttctatttagtaagtatgtttatttattatatcaaaaatattttaaaaaaatataaattatggtttttaaaatttttttatttttatttttttgcatttttttatttttaaaattttgtttaaaaaaaattctttttttaacaaTTTCATAACAcctaaacaaattaaatacataGTAAATTTGATGGTTCAATAACGTTTGGACTATTAAAtgatcttaataataaaatatattttttaagttttttataattattaaataacttttatttaattttatttataaattaattttttatttattatttaattttaaaatttattttttattttattttttatctatcttatctttaaaattttatcttcaatttttttaattttattttgatttagatatcctaatcttatcttt
This region of Arachis hypogaea cultivar Tifrunner chromosome 8, arahy.Tifrunner.gnm2.J5K5, whole genome shotgun sequence genomic DNA includes:
- the LOC112705431 gene encoding F-box/kelch-repeat protein At3g23880-like; its protein translation is MRNHEYDLCNLPGDLFREILLRLPVKLLLQLKTVCRSWNSFISSHEFVIHHHQRSTQPRLVYCSLESEGLDIMQCSVSSLLYNQLQPTRIEPLHIKYKTIKGSCNGLLCLCEGFPYRTLTLFNPCTRSVSLNVPFEYPGGDYLQPVFCGLGYDALRDKYKFVTGSKSSTVAAGLYRYRAKVCTFDPNPSWKTVDHPMFPYFTSCYSGTFVSGTLNWMAHVPDKDDEWFILTFDLETESFGRLCLPRNNHTHTGSCYYAPSMQVLKNFLSMSFQPACDINTACTIWIMKEYGVEKSWTVLFTIPFGDAIFRSDIWLEPLYILEDEILLAYGKFHWSNLLVYNFRKGEVVHPIVEVEGSRDRSTICPLSTSVYEKYFHVYHESIVSCLP